A genome region from Arachis duranensis cultivar V14167 chromosome 8, aradu.V14167.gnm2.J7QH, whole genome shotgun sequence includes the following:
- the LOC107462710 gene encoding probable pectinesterase/pectinesterase inhibitor 25: MLTPPSPSSKHSPPPSPLPPSTSSAPASPPPPPSSKEACKSTLYPKLCRSILKSIRSSPSDPYNLGKFSIKQSLKKVKKLAKAFDDFLHHKSTSYLNQAEISALDDCRDLNQLNVDYLQTVSDNLKSATSLDSNGNEELVEDIETYLSAVATNHYTCYDGLVAAKSNIADALAVPLNDVKQLYSVSLGLVTEALNKNRKKHKTRKHGLPTNDYKVRQPLKKLIKFLHTTSNSCKESSFNCTRKSERILEESNNSKGILLNSYVIVSIDGTGNFTSIGDAIAFAPNNSRAEDGYFLIYVTEGCYEEYVTIPKQKTNILLVGDGINKTVITGNHSVIDGWTTFNSSTFAVSGDRFMAVDITFRNTAGPEKHQAVALRSNADLSTFYRCSFEGYQDTLYVHSLRQFYRECDIYGTVDFIFGNAAVVFQSCNIYARKPMTNQKNSVTAQGRTDPNQNTGISIQNCTIQAAPDLAADVESTPNYLGRPWKEYSRTVYMQSYIGALINPSGWLEWNGTVGLDTLFYGEFNNYGPGAGTSNRVKWKGYNLLNATQAWNFTVLNFTLGDTWLPYTDIPYTAGLED, translated from the exons ATGCTTACCCCTCCTTCTCCGTCTTCAAAACACTCCCCTCCTCCGTCTCCACTACCACCTTCTACCTCTTCAGCTCCAgcatctcctcctcctcctccttcctccAAAGAAGCCTGCAAGTCTACACTGTACCCAAAACTCTGCCGCTCCATTCTAAAATCCATTCGCTCGTCACCATCCGATCCATACAACTTAGGGAAATTCTCCATCAAACAAAGCCTCAAAAAAGTCAAGAAGCTAGCAAAAGCGTTCGATGACTTCCTCCACCACAAGTCGACTTCTTACCTCAACCAAGCCGAGATCTCGGCTCTCGACGACTGCCGCGACCTCAACCAACTCAACGTAGACTACCTCCAAACCGTCTCCGACAACCTCAAATCTGCGACCTCGTTAGACAGCAATGGAAATGAGGAATTGGTGGAGGACATCGAAACGTATCTGAGTGCGGTGGCTACTAACCACTACACTTGCTATGATGGGTTGGTGGCGGCGAAGAGTAACATCGCAGATGCGCTGGCGGTGCCTCTGAACGATGTGAAGCAACTGTATAGTGTGTCGCTTGGGTTGGTTACGGAGGCTCTGAACAAGAATAGGAAGAAGCATAAGACAAGAAAGCATGGTCTCCCTACTAATGACTACAAAGTTAGACAGCCTCTCAAGAAGCTCATTAAG TTTCTTCACACAACAAGTAATAGTTGCAAAGAATCATCATTCAATTGTACAAGGAAAAGCGAAAGGATtcttgaagaaagcaataacaGCAAAGGAATTCTACTGAACAGCTATGTGATTGTGAGCATTGATGGGACAGGGAACTTCACTTCCATTGGAGACGCCATTGCTTTTGCTCCGAACAATTCAAGAGCAGAAGATGGGTATTTCCTTATCTATGTCACAGAAGGGTGCTACGAGGAATATGTCACTATCCCCAAACAAAAGACTAACATTTTGCTTGTTGGAGATGGTATCAATAAGACTGTCATCACAGGGAATCATAGTGTCATTGATGGTTGGACAACTTTCAATTCTTCAACTTTTg CTGTTTCTGGAGATAGATTCATGGCAGTAGATATTACATTCAGAAACACAGCTGGCCCTGAGAAGCACCAAGCAGTAGCACTTAGAAGCAACGCTGACCTCTCCACCTTCTACCGATGCAGTTTTGAAGGATATCAAGACACACTCTACGTTCACTCTCTAAGACAATTTTACAGAGAATGTGACATCTATGGAACGGTAGACTTCATCTTTGGTAACGCCGCCGTAGTTTTCCAGAGCTGCAACATCTATGCAAGAAAGCCAATGACTAACCAGAAAAACTCCGTCACGGCGCAAGGCCGGACGGATCCAAACCAAAACACCggaatctcaatccaaaattgcACCATCCAGGCCGCCCCTGACTTGGCGGCCGACGTGGAATCCACGCCGAATTACTTAGGTAGGCCGTGGAAAGAGTACTCGAGGACGGTTTATATGCAGTCATATATTGGTGCCTTGATTAACCCTTCTGGATGGTTAGAGTGGAATGGGACCGTTGGGTTAGACACACTCTTCTATGGTGAATTTAATAACTATGGTCCTGGTGCTGGTACAAGTAACAGAGTAAAATGGAAGGGTTACAACTTGTTGAATGCTACTCAAGCTTGGAATTTTACTGTTCTTAATTTTACTTTGGGAGATACATGGCTTCCTTACACTGATATACCATACACTGCAGGCCTAGAAGATTAA